The following are encoded together in the Salvia hispanica cultivar TCC Black 2014 chromosome 6, UniMelb_Shisp_WGS_1.0, whole genome shotgun sequence genome:
- the LOC125194025 gene encoding pyruvate, phosphate dikinase 2 isoform X1 produces the protein MSSIVKDILIRSTAASDQVHARNKIKEKLGARIQLRPHPRPIRWARSARCHGSSIEPAGSSPGSRLRAEALLTPVSDPTSTTNKRVFTFGKGRSEGNKGMKSLLGGKGANLAEMASIGLSVPPGLTISTEACQEYQQVGKKLPPGLWEEIMQGLKIVEADMGAFLGDPSRPLLLSVRSGAAISMPGMMDTVLNLGLNDEVVEGLAAKSGERFAYDSFRRFLDMFGDVVMGIPHALFEEKLEYMKSAKGYKLDTELTASDLKELVEEYKSVYVQTKGEKFPSDPTKQLELAVKAVFDSWDSPRANKYRSINQITGLKGTAVNIQCMVFGNMGNTSGTGVLFTRNPSTGEKKLYGEFLINAQGEDVVAGIRTPEDIQLMETHLPEAYKELVENCEILERHYKDMMDIEFTVQDKRLWMLQCRAGKRTGKGAVKIATEMVKEGLVDTRQAIKMVEPQHLDQLLHPQFEDVSLYKGSVIAKGLPASPGAAVGQVVFSAEDAETWHAQGKSAILVRTETSPEDVGGMHAAVGILTARGGMTSHAAVVARGWGKCCVSGCSDIRVNDSEKFVSVGDKIVREGEWISLNGSTGEVILGKQPLAPPALTGDLETFMAWADEIRRIKVMANADTPEDAQTARNNGAQGIGLCRTEHMFFASDERIRAVRKMIMAVTTEERKNALDLLLPYQRADFEGIFRAMDGLPVTIRLLDPPLHEFLPDGDLEQIVSELTFDTGTTEEQVYARIEKLSEVNPMLGFRGCRLGISYPELSEMQVRAILQAAISLTNQGVTVFPEIMVPLVGTPQELGHQVRLIRAVAKTVFLEMGTSVNYKVGTMIEVPRAALVADEIAKEAEFFSFGTNDLTQMTFGYSRDDVGKFLPVYLSKGILQHDPFEVLDQKGVGQLVKMATERGRAARPSLKIGICGEHGGEPSSVAFFAEAGLDYVSCSPFRVPIARLAAAQVVA, from the exons ATGTCTTCGATAGTGAAAGACATATTGATAAGATCGACAGCAGCGAGTGATCAGGTGCATGCACGgaacaaaattaaagagaaattgGGGGCTCGGATTCAGCTCAGGCCGCACCCTCGTCCCATCCGATGGGCTCGATCTGCCCGGTGCCATGGTTCGAGCATCGAGCCAGCTGGTTCCTCGCCCGGATCAAGATTACGGGCTGAGGCTCTTCTAACTCCTGTTTCGGACCCCACCTCGACTACTAATAAG AGGGTGTTCACTTTCGGCAAGGGAAGGAGTGAAGGAAACAAGGGTATGAAATCCTTG TTGGGGGGAAAGGGTGCAAACCTTGCTGAGATGGCGAGTATCGGGCTATCTGTGCCCCCGGGCCTCACCATCTCTACTGAGGCGTGCCAAGAGTATCAACAGGTAGGCAAGAAGCTGCCACCGGGGCTGTGGGAAGAGATAATGCAGGGCTTGAAGATAGTAGAGGCCGACATGGGAGCTTTCCTTGGTGACCCCTCCAGGCCTCTTCTCCTCTCCGTTAGATCTGGAGCCGCG ATCTCCATGCCTGGGATGATGGACACTGTGCTGAACCTCGGGCTCAATGATGAAGTAGTGGAGGGTTTGGCTGCAAAGAGCGGAGAGCGCTTTGCATACGACTCGTTTAGGCGTTTTCTTGACATGTTTGGAGATGTG GTGATGGGCATTCCTCATGCACTATTCGAGGAAAAACTCGAATACATGAAAAGTGCCAAAGGCTACAAGCTCGACACTGAGCTAACCGCATCTGATCTCAAAGAGCTTGTTGAGGAATACAAGTCTGTATATGTCCAAACCAAGGGAGAGAAGTTTCCGTCAG ATCCAACGAAGCAGTTGGAGTTGGCTGTCAAGGCAGTTTTCGATTCTTGGGACAGCCCGAGGGCGAACAAGTATAGGAGCATAAACCAGATAACAGGACTCAAGGGAACTGCTGTCAACATCCAATGTATGGTGTTTGGAAACATGGGAAACACTTCTGGAACGGGCGTCCTCTTCACCAGGAACCCGAGCACTGGAGAGAAGAAGCTCTATGGGGAGTTTCTCATCAATGCTCAG GGAGAAGACGTCGTTGCTGGAATCAGAACGCCAGAGGATATCCAACTTATGGAGACTCATTTGCCAGAAGCTTACAAGGAGCTGGTGGAGAACTGTGAGATATTAGAGAGACACTACAAAGACATGATG GATATTGAGTTCACCGTGCAAGACAAAAGGCTGTGGATGTTGCAGTGTCGGGCAGGGAAGCGTACGGGCAAGGGTGCTGTGAAGATCGCGACAGAGATGGTGAAGGAGGGGCTTGTTGATACCCGACAGGCAATCAAGATGGTCGAGCCTCAGCATCTCGACCAGCTTCTTCATCCACAG tTCGAGGATGTGTCATTGTACAAGGGCAGTGTGATAGCCAAGGGGCTGCCTGCATCTCCGGGTGCAGCGGTTGGACAGGTCGTGTTCAGTGCTGAGGATGCTGAGACCTGGCATGCTCAAGGAAAGAGTGCCATTTTGGTAAGAACTGAAACGAGTCCAGAGGACGTGGGGGGCATGCACGCGGCTGTTGGAATTCTGACTGCTCGAGGTGGCATGACATCACACGCAGCTGTGGTAGCCCGTGGCTGGGGGAAATGCTGCGTCTCTGGCTGCTCAGATATACGTGTCAATGATTCTGAGAAG TTTGTCTCGGTCGGAGACAAAATAGTACGGGAAGGAGAGTGGATATCGCTTAATGGCTCCACAGGTGAGGTGATCTTGGGTAAGCAGCCGCTTGCTCCCCCAGCCCTGACCGGGGATTTGGAGACGTTCATGGCCTGGGCAGACGAGATCAGGCGTATCAAG GTCATGGCGAATGCGGACACACCGGAAGATGCACAAACAGCTCGGAACAATGGCGCTCAAGGGATCGGCTTATGTAGGACCGAGCACATG TTCTTTGCCTCTGATGAGAGGATCAGGGCTGTCAGAAAGATGATAATGGCAGTGACAACTGAGGAGAGGAAGAATGCTCTTGACTTGTTGTTGCCTTACCAAAGAGCTGATTTCGAGGGTATTTTCCGTGCAATGGACG GTCTGCCGGTCACAATCAGACTCCTTGACCCTCCGCTCCACGAGTTCCTTCCTGATGGCGATCTAGAGCAGATTGTTAGCGAGCTAACTTTTGACACAGGCACAACTGAGGAACAAGTCTACGCGAGGATTGAAAAGTTGTCTGAAGTGAACCCCATGCTTGGGTTCCGTGGATGCAGGCTTGGCATATCCTATCCCGAGCTATCAGAAATGCAAGTCCGCGCAATACTTCAGGCTGCTATCTCTTTGACAAACCAGGGTGTCACAGTGTTCCCGGAGATCATGGTGCCTCTAGTCGGAACACCTCAG GAATTAGGGCATCAGGTGCGTCTGATACGCGCTGTTGCAAAGACCGTGTTCTTGGAGATGGGGACGTCGGTGAACTACAAAGTAGGCACCATGATTGAAGTCCCTAGAGCTGCTCTGGTAGCAGATGAG ATTGCCAAGGAAGCAGAGTTCTTCTCCTTTGGGACGAATGATCTTACTCAGATGACATTCGGGTATAGCAGAGACGACGTGGGCAAGTTCCTCCCTGTCTACTTGTCCAAGGGAATCCTCCAACACGATCCATTCGAG GTGCTCGACCAGAAGGGCGTTGGCCAGCTTGTGAAGATGGCTACAGAGAGAGGCCGTGCTGCTAGGCCGAGCCTCAAG ATCGGGATATGTGGAGAGCACGGTGGGGAGCCTTCGTCCGTGGCCTTCTTTGCAGAGGCCGGACTAGACTATGTCTCCTGTTCGCCTTTCAG GGTGCCTATTGCAAGGTTAGCTGCAGCTCAAGTTGTTGCTTGA
- the LOC125194025 gene encoding pyruvate, phosphate dikinase, chloroplastic isoform X2: MVQRVFTFGKGRSEGNKGMKSLLGGKGANLAEMASIGLSVPPGLTISTEACQEYQQVGKKLPPGLWEEIMQGLKIVEADMGAFLGDPSRPLLLSVRSGAAISMPGMMDTVLNLGLNDEVVEGLAAKSGERFAYDSFRRFLDMFGDVVMGIPHALFEEKLEYMKSAKGYKLDTELTASDLKELVEEYKSVYVQTKGEKFPSDPTKQLELAVKAVFDSWDSPRANKYRSINQITGLKGTAVNIQCMVFGNMGNTSGTGVLFTRNPSTGEKKLYGEFLINAQGEDVVAGIRTPEDIQLMETHLPEAYKELVENCEILERHYKDMMDIEFTVQDKRLWMLQCRAGKRTGKGAVKIATEMVKEGLVDTRQAIKMVEPQHLDQLLHPQFEDVSLYKGSVIAKGLPASPGAAVGQVVFSAEDAETWHAQGKSAILVRTETSPEDVGGMHAAVGILTARGGMTSHAAVVARGWGKCCVSGCSDIRVNDSEKFVSVGDKIVREGEWISLNGSTGEVILGKQPLAPPALTGDLETFMAWADEIRRIKVMANADTPEDAQTARNNGAQGIGLCRTEHMFFASDERIRAVRKMIMAVTTEERKNALDLLLPYQRADFEGIFRAMDGLPVTIRLLDPPLHEFLPDGDLEQIVSELTFDTGTTEEQVYARIEKLSEVNPMLGFRGCRLGISYPELSEMQVRAILQAAISLTNQGVTVFPEIMVPLVGTPQELGHQVRLIRAVAKTVFLEMGTSVNYKVGTMIEVPRAALVADEIAKEAEFFSFGTNDLTQMTFGYSRDDVGKFLPVYLSKGILQHDPFEVLDQKGVGQLVKMATERGRAARPSLKIGICGEHGGEPSSVAFFAEAGLDYVSCSPFRVPIARLAAAQVVA, encoded by the exons ATGGTGCAG AGGGTGTTCACTTTCGGCAAGGGAAGGAGTGAAGGAAACAAGGGTATGAAATCCTTG TTGGGGGGAAAGGGTGCAAACCTTGCTGAGATGGCGAGTATCGGGCTATCTGTGCCCCCGGGCCTCACCATCTCTACTGAGGCGTGCCAAGAGTATCAACAGGTAGGCAAGAAGCTGCCACCGGGGCTGTGGGAAGAGATAATGCAGGGCTTGAAGATAGTAGAGGCCGACATGGGAGCTTTCCTTGGTGACCCCTCCAGGCCTCTTCTCCTCTCCGTTAGATCTGGAGCCGCG ATCTCCATGCCTGGGATGATGGACACTGTGCTGAACCTCGGGCTCAATGATGAAGTAGTGGAGGGTTTGGCTGCAAAGAGCGGAGAGCGCTTTGCATACGACTCGTTTAGGCGTTTTCTTGACATGTTTGGAGATGTG GTGATGGGCATTCCTCATGCACTATTCGAGGAAAAACTCGAATACATGAAAAGTGCCAAAGGCTACAAGCTCGACACTGAGCTAACCGCATCTGATCTCAAAGAGCTTGTTGAGGAATACAAGTCTGTATATGTCCAAACCAAGGGAGAGAAGTTTCCGTCAG ATCCAACGAAGCAGTTGGAGTTGGCTGTCAAGGCAGTTTTCGATTCTTGGGACAGCCCGAGGGCGAACAAGTATAGGAGCATAAACCAGATAACAGGACTCAAGGGAACTGCTGTCAACATCCAATGTATGGTGTTTGGAAACATGGGAAACACTTCTGGAACGGGCGTCCTCTTCACCAGGAACCCGAGCACTGGAGAGAAGAAGCTCTATGGGGAGTTTCTCATCAATGCTCAG GGAGAAGACGTCGTTGCTGGAATCAGAACGCCAGAGGATATCCAACTTATGGAGACTCATTTGCCAGAAGCTTACAAGGAGCTGGTGGAGAACTGTGAGATATTAGAGAGACACTACAAAGACATGATG GATATTGAGTTCACCGTGCAAGACAAAAGGCTGTGGATGTTGCAGTGTCGGGCAGGGAAGCGTACGGGCAAGGGTGCTGTGAAGATCGCGACAGAGATGGTGAAGGAGGGGCTTGTTGATACCCGACAGGCAATCAAGATGGTCGAGCCTCAGCATCTCGACCAGCTTCTTCATCCACAG tTCGAGGATGTGTCATTGTACAAGGGCAGTGTGATAGCCAAGGGGCTGCCTGCATCTCCGGGTGCAGCGGTTGGACAGGTCGTGTTCAGTGCTGAGGATGCTGAGACCTGGCATGCTCAAGGAAAGAGTGCCATTTTGGTAAGAACTGAAACGAGTCCAGAGGACGTGGGGGGCATGCACGCGGCTGTTGGAATTCTGACTGCTCGAGGTGGCATGACATCACACGCAGCTGTGGTAGCCCGTGGCTGGGGGAAATGCTGCGTCTCTGGCTGCTCAGATATACGTGTCAATGATTCTGAGAAG TTTGTCTCGGTCGGAGACAAAATAGTACGGGAAGGAGAGTGGATATCGCTTAATGGCTCCACAGGTGAGGTGATCTTGGGTAAGCAGCCGCTTGCTCCCCCAGCCCTGACCGGGGATTTGGAGACGTTCATGGCCTGGGCAGACGAGATCAGGCGTATCAAG GTCATGGCGAATGCGGACACACCGGAAGATGCACAAACAGCTCGGAACAATGGCGCTCAAGGGATCGGCTTATGTAGGACCGAGCACATG TTCTTTGCCTCTGATGAGAGGATCAGGGCTGTCAGAAAGATGATAATGGCAGTGACAACTGAGGAGAGGAAGAATGCTCTTGACTTGTTGTTGCCTTACCAAAGAGCTGATTTCGAGGGTATTTTCCGTGCAATGGACG GTCTGCCGGTCACAATCAGACTCCTTGACCCTCCGCTCCACGAGTTCCTTCCTGATGGCGATCTAGAGCAGATTGTTAGCGAGCTAACTTTTGACACAGGCACAACTGAGGAACAAGTCTACGCGAGGATTGAAAAGTTGTCTGAAGTGAACCCCATGCTTGGGTTCCGTGGATGCAGGCTTGGCATATCCTATCCCGAGCTATCAGAAATGCAAGTCCGCGCAATACTTCAGGCTGCTATCTCTTTGACAAACCAGGGTGTCACAGTGTTCCCGGAGATCATGGTGCCTCTAGTCGGAACACCTCAG GAATTAGGGCATCAGGTGCGTCTGATACGCGCTGTTGCAAAGACCGTGTTCTTGGAGATGGGGACGTCGGTGAACTACAAAGTAGGCACCATGATTGAAGTCCCTAGAGCTGCTCTGGTAGCAGATGAG ATTGCCAAGGAAGCAGAGTTCTTCTCCTTTGGGACGAATGATCTTACTCAGATGACATTCGGGTATAGCAGAGACGACGTGGGCAAGTTCCTCCCTGTCTACTTGTCCAAGGGAATCCTCCAACACGATCCATTCGAG GTGCTCGACCAGAAGGGCGTTGGCCAGCTTGTGAAGATGGCTACAGAGAGAGGCCGTGCTGCTAGGCCGAGCCTCAAG ATCGGGATATGTGGAGAGCACGGTGGGGAGCCTTCGTCCGTGGCCTTCTTTGCAGAGGCCGGACTAGACTATGTCTCCTGTTCGCCTTTCAG GGTGCCTATTGCAAGGTTAGCTGCAGCTCAAGTTGTTGCTTGA
- the LOC125194026 gene encoding protein DMP2, which produces MSTIPRTTAQATLAGFGNLIKLLPTGTVFAFQFLNPVLTNNGQCHLIHKYLTSFLIAACGASCCFASFTDSYTDSEGNVHYGVATTSGLWPSPDSSVDLSSYKLGFGDFVHGFFSLVVFAVVSLLDPNTVECFYPSFESTQKALLMAMPPVIGAVSTAVFVMFPNNRHGIGYPYSQAPTQVAQA; this is translated from the coding sequence ATGTCAACCATCCCTAGAACCACCGCACAAGCCACCCTGGCCGGCTTCGGAAACCTCATCAAGCTCCTCCCAACGGGCACGGTCTTCGCCTTCCAATTCCTCAACCCGGTCCTCACCAACAACGGCCAATGCCACCTCATCCACAAGTACCTCACCAGCTTCCTCATCGCCGCCTGTGGGGCCTCCTGCTGCTTCGCCTCCTTCACCGATAGCTACACGGACAGCGAGGGCAACGTGCACTATGGCGTCGCCACCACCAGCGGCCTCTGGCCCTCCCCTGACTCCTCGGTCGACTTGTCCTCATACAAGCTCGGTTTCGGAGACTTTGTGCACGGATTTTTCTCGTTGGTGGTGTTTGCCGTGGTGTCGCTGCTCGATCCTAACACGGTCGAGTGCTTCTACCCGTCGTTCGAGTCCACGCAGAAGGCCCTGCTCATGGCAATGCCGCCTGTCATAGGCGCCGTCTCCACTGCTGTTTTTGTTATGTTTCCGAATAACAGACATGGAATAGGCTATCCTTACAGTCAAGCTCCAACTCAAGTTGCTCAAGCATAA
- the LOC125194589 gene encoding uncharacterized protein LOC125194589, with protein MGTEVLYSQDLLAQRLHIAPPHFHHRRNFSSQANFSNSVVNRRSCSNNNRKTFPQSDKRKSNEAKGARKEGGGVRIMRRGQSLSCISAKLSGGDARSVSPPAADDMTVGRMRPERMPLPLLEVYAGSAFSLSPSPRSLPLPSFFNKNLNPSDDPATRDLRRLLRLD; from the coding sequence ATGGGGACGGAGGTTTTGTACTCACAAGATTTGTTGGCCCAGCGCCTCCACATCGCTCCGCCGCATTTCCACCACCGGAGAAATTTTTCCTCGCAGGCGAATTTCTCCAATTCGGTCGTCAATCGGCGCTCGTGCAGCAACAACAACAGGAAGACGTTTCCCCAATCCGACAAGAGAAAATCTAACGAAGCAAAAGGAGCGCGGAAGGAAGGCGGCGGGGTGAGGATTATGCGGAGGGGCCAATCGCTGAGCTGCATTTCTGCCAAATTGAGCGGCGGCGATGCGAGATCTGTTTCTCCGCCGGCGGCAGATGATATGACGGTGGGACGGATGAGGCCGGAAAGGATGCCGCTGCCGCTTCTCGAAGTTTATGCCGGATCTGCGTTTTCGCTGTCGCCATCTCCTCGATCTCTACCTTTACCTTCTTTTTTCAACAAGAATCTCAATCCTTCCGATGATCCAGCCACCAGGGATCTGCGCCGATTGCTTCGTCTTGATTGA
- the LOC125193252 gene encoding uncharacterized protein At4g15545-like isoform X1, with amino-acid sequence MVATESSRLELPEELVEVLPLDPFEQLDVARKITSIALSTRLDSLESEMSELRQHLADRDDIITGMESQLQSLDVSFAQVSDKLAAAQREKESLLKENTQLSNTVKKLNRDVTKLGAFRKTLMRSLQDDDDTASGPKANLTNPSSNPEDDSDLPPNRNQSQLSDAGTLNSVDTNAEVVRPHAPYSFLLASQNSTPRLTPPGSPPSLSASVSPSRTPQPLSPRRQRHSIAITSTRGLYNDRSSVFSSLPPSQFSSMSSMESRSQPGKTRVDGKEFFRQVRSRLSYEQFSAFLANVKELNSHKQTKEETLGKADEIFGPDNKDLYAIFEGLITRNVQ; translated from the exons ATGGTGGCGACAGAATCGTCGAGGTTGGAGCTTCCCGAGGAATTGGTAGAGGTTTTGCCCCTGGATCCATTCGAGCAGCTCGATGTCGCCCGCAAAATCACCTCTATTGCGCTCTCCACGCGACTCGACTCCCTCGAATCGGAGATGTCGGAGCTTCGGCAGCATCTCGCCGACCGCGACGACATCATCACCGGCATGGAGTCGCAGCTCCAGTCACTCGACGTCTCCTTCGCCCAAGTTTCCGATAAGCTGGCCGCTGCGCAGCGGGAGAAG GAAAGCTTGCTGAAGGAGAATACGCAGCTGAGCAACACTGTGAAGAAGCTGAACAGGGATGTAACCAAG TTGGGAGCCTTCAGAAAGACGTTGATGCGGTCTCTTCAAGATGATGATGACACC GCAAGTGGTCCTAAGGCTAATCTAACAAATCCGTCAAGCAATCCCG AAGATGATTCTGATTTACCACCTAACCGAAATCAAAGCCAATTGTCCGATGCTGGAACTCTGAATTCTGTTGATACTAATGCTGAAG TTGTGAGGCCGCACGCACCATATAGCTTCTTACTAGCATCACAGAATAGCACGCCTCGTCTCACACCTCCAGGTTCCCCTCCGAGCCTGTCTGCATCTGTATCTCCATCTAGGACGCCCCAACCATTGTCTCCGAGGAGACAGAGACACTCGATTGCTATTACATCAACAAGAGGCCTTTATAACGATAGATCATCTGTATTTTCTTCATTGCCTCCAAGCCAGTTCAGTTCAATGTCAAGCATGGAATCGCGATCACAACCAG GGAAAACGCGCGTTGATGGAAAAGAATTCTTTCGCCAAGTCAG GTCTCGCCTATCCTACGAGCAGTTCAGCGCATTTCTTGCAAATGTGAAGGAACTTAACTCCCACAAGCAAACAAAAGAG GAAACCTTAGGGAAGGCGGATGAGATCTTCGGCCCCGATAATAAGGACCTCTACGCCATCTTTGAGGGGCTAATCACTCGTAATGTGCAGTGA
- the LOC125193252 gene encoding uncharacterized protein At4g15545-like isoform X2: MVATESSRLELPEELVEVLPLDPFEQLDVARKITSIALSTRLDSLESEMSELRQHLADRDDIITGMESQLQSLDVSFAQVSDKLAAAQREKESLLKENTQLSNTVKKLNRDVTKLGAFRKTLMRSLQDDDDTASGPKANLTNPSSNPDDSDLPPNRNQSQLSDAGTLNSVDTNAEVVRPHAPYSFLLASQNSTPRLTPPGSPPSLSASVSPSRTPQPLSPRRQRHSIAITSTRGLYNDRSSVFSSLPPSQFSSMSSMESRSQPGKTRVDGKEFFRQVRSRLSYEQFSAFLANVKELNSHKQTKEETLGKADEIFGPDNKDLYAIFEGLITRNVQ, translated from the exons ATGGTGGCGACAGAATCGTCGAGGTTGGAGCTTCCCGAGGAATTGGTAGAGGTTTTGCCCCTGGATCCATTCGAGCAGCTCGATGTCGCCCGCAAAATCACCTCTATTGCGCTCTCCACGCGACTCGACTCCCTCGAATCGGAGATGTCGGAGCTTCGGCAGCATCTCGCCGACCGCGACGACATCATCACCGGCATGGAGTCGCAGCTCCAGTCACTCGACGTCTCCTTCGCCCAAGTTTCCGATAAGCTGGCCGCTGCGCAGCGGGAGAAG GAAAGCTTGCTGAAGGAGAATACGCAGCTGAGCAACACTGTGAAGAAGCTGAACAGGGATGTAACCAAG TTGGGAGCCTTCAGAAAGACGTTGATGCGGTCTCTTCAAGATGATGATGACACC GCAAGTGGTCCTAAGGCTAATCTAACAAATCCGTCAAGCAATCCCG ATGATTCTGATTTACCACCTAACCGAAATCAAAGCCAATTGTCCGATGCTGGAACTCTGAATTCTGTTGATACTAATGCTGAAG TTGTGAGGCCGCACGCACCATATAGCTTCTTACTAGCATCACAGAATAGCACGCCTCGTCTCACACCTCCAGGTTCCCCTCCGAGCCTGTCTGCATCTGTATCTCCATCTAGGACGCCCCAACCATTGTCTCCGAGGAGACAGAGACACTCGATTGCTATTACATCAACAAGAGGCCTTTATAACGATAGATCATCTGTATTTTCTTCATTGCCTCCAAGCCAGTTCAGTTCAATGTCAAGCATGGAATCGCGATCACAACCAG GGAAAACGCGCGTTGATGGAAAAGAATTCTTTCGCCAAGTCAG GTCTCGCCTATCCTACGAGCAGTTCAGCGCATTTCTTGCAAATGTGAAGGAACTTAACTCCCACAAGCAAACAAAAGAG GAAACCTTAGGGAAGGCGGATGAGATCTTCGGCCCCGATAATAAGGACCTCTACGCCATCTTTGAGGGGCTAATCACTCGTAATGTGCAGTGA